The genomic DNA CTCGTGCGCCGCCAGCAGGGTATCGATCGCTTGCAGGTTTTCGGTCGTGGTGCCGCGCGGCACGGGGATGCCCAGCGCGCGGAACGACGCCGCCTTGCCGAAGTGGATGTCGGCGATCACCAGCATGCGCTCGCGCGGCCAGTACAGGGCCTTGTGCGCCAGCAGCAGCACCGCTTCGCCCGCCAGCATCGTCGTGGCCGCGTTCATGGTCCGGCCGCCTTTTCCAGCTCGCGCAGCACACGGGCCACCCGGTCGGACAGCTTTTCGGTCGACAGCTTCTCGCGGAAGCGCTCGACCATCAAGGCGAAGCCGAACGGCGTGGCGCGTTTGGTCTCGTGGTAACTGACGGCGCGCCCCTGCAGTTCCTCCAGCGTGGCGCGCAGCCGGTTCAGTTCCAGTTCCTGCTCCAGCACCTCGCGCTGGGCCTGCGTCAGCAGCAGGTTGCCGGCATCGTGCTTGCGGAACACTTCGAAGAACAGCGAGGACGAGGCCTGGATCTGCCGGTTGCTTTTCGGCTGGCCCGGATAGCCCTGGAATACCAGGCCGGCGATGCGGGCGATCTCGCGGAAGCGCCGCTGCGACATTTCGGTCGCGTTCAGGCTGGCCATCACGTCCTCCAGCAAGCGGTCGGTGCCGAACAGGCCGACGTCGCGGCCGTGCGCGGGCGCGAACACGGTGGGCCAATCGACGTTGTCCGGCGCCAGCAGCTCGAAGCCATAGTCGTTGACGGCGATCGAGAACGTGATCGGCTGCATGCGCCCGATGCGGTAGGCGAACAGCGAGGCCAGGCCGATGTGCACGGCACGGCCGGCGAACGGATACACGAACAGGTGATGGCCCTCGCGGCTGTGCAGGCTTTCGATGACGGTGCGCGCCGGCGTCGGCAGCGCCGACCAGCGCGCCTGGATCTCCAGCAGCGGCGCGATCGCCAGCATCTCGGGCCCGCTGTAGACGCCCTCCGTGACGAGCTGCATCTGCGCCAGCGCCGCATGGGCCAGCTCGGACGACAGCGGCATCTTGCCGCCCTGCCAGCGCGGCACCGCGCCCTTGGCGCCGGTGGCCCGCTTCACATAGGCCGTCATCTCGTGCACGCGGATGAATTCCAGGATGCGGCCGCCGAACAGGAAATTGTCGCCCTTGTTCAGGCGCGCGATGAAGCCCTCCTCCACCGTGCCGATCCGCCCGCCGCTCTGGTACTTCACCTGGATCATCGCTTCGGACACGATGGTGCCGATGCCCATGCGGTGGCGCCGGCCCAACGCCACGTCCGGCACGCGGTAGACGCCCTCCTCGTCCGGCAGCACGCGGCGGTATTCCGGGTACACCGTCAGGCTCTGGCCGCCGCGCGCGACGAAGTCCAGCGCCCACTGCCATTCCTCTTCCGTCAGGTGGCGGTAGGACCAGGCGCCGCGCACCTCGTCGAACAGGGCTTCGGAGCGAAAGCCACCGCCCAGTGCGATCGTGACGAGGTGCTGCACCAGCACGTCCAGCGGTTTCTCGGGCACGTGACGCGCCTCGATGTCGCGGTCCTTGACGGCCTGGATCGCGCCGGCCGCTTCCAGCAGCTCCAGGCTGTGCGTGGGCACCAGCGTGACGCGCGAGACGCGGCCGGGCGCATGGCCCGAGCGCCCGGCCCGCTGCAGCAGGCGCGCGATGCCCTTGGCACTGCCGATCTGCAGCACGCGCTCGACGGGCAGGAAGTCCACGCCCAGGTCCAGGCTGGACGTGCAGACCACCGCCTTCAGTTCGCCCTTCTTCAGGCCCAGCTCGACCCAGTCGCGCACTTCCTTGTCGAGCGAACCATGATGCAGCGCGATGATGCCGGCCCAGTCGGGCCGGGCTTCCAGCATGTTCTGGTACCACAGCTCTGCCTGCGAACGGGTATTGCAGAACACCAGCGTGGTGGCGTGGCGTTCGATTTCGCCGATCACGGCGGGCAGCATCTGGATGCCCAGGTGGCCGGCCCAAGGGAAGCGCGAAGGATTGGCCGGGATCAGCGTATCGACCAGGATGTCCTTGCGGATGCTGCCCTCCACCGTGGCACCGGGCATGCCCGGGCCCAGCAGCACC from Pseudoduganella armeniaca includes the following:
- a CDS encoding ligase-associated DNA damage response DEXH box helicase, encoding MNRREAARQVGAFYAKRGWQVFPFQRAVWQAALAGESGLLHATTGSGKTFAVWFAALQRAMCAPPTRKRGLRVLWITPMRALAADTLRALTESAAELMPGWTVDARTGDTSSAARARQAKHLPDTLITTPESLTLMLSKADAATQFALLDMVIIDEWHELMGNKRGVQTQLALARLRRWAHQAGGTLVVWGLSATLGNLPRAKEVLLGPGMPGATVEGSIRKDILVDTLIPANPSRFPWAGHLGIQMLPAVIGEIERHATTLVFCNTRSQAELWYQNMLEARPDWAGIIALHHGSLDKEVRDWVELGLKKGELKAVVCTSSLDLGVDFLPVERVLQIGSAKGIARLLQRAGRSGHAPGRVSRVTLVPTHSLELLEAAGAIQAVKDRDIEARHVPEKPLDVLVQHLVTIALGGGFRSEALFDEVRGAWSYRHLTEEEWQWALDFVARGGQSLTVYPEYRRVLPDEEGVYRVPDVALGRRHRMGIGTIVSEAMIQVKYQSGGRIGTVEEGFIARLNKGDNFLFGGRILEFIRVHEMTAYVKRATGAKGAVPRWQGGKMPLSSELAHAALAQMQLVTEGVYSGPEMLAIAPLLEIQARWSALPTPARTVIESLHSREGHHLFVYPFAGRAVHIGLASLFAYRIGRMQPITFSIAVNDYGFELLAPDNVDWPTVFAPAHGRDVGLFGTDRLLEDVMASLNATEMSQRRFREIARIAGLVFQGYPGQPKSNRQIQASSSLFFEVFRKHDAGNLLLTQAQREVLEQELELNRLRATLEELQGRAVSYHETKRATPFGFALMVERFREKLSTEKLSDRVARVLRELEKAAGP